The window CAGATCAAAACCCCATCCTGACATATCTCAAGTAATGATAATGGATGGGCAAAATAACTTCCCAATTAGCTGGTTGAATAAACAGGGATACTGTGAGTACAGTATATATCTAGAAAATGTAAAGGGTATTCAAATGCAACCCACCCTAGACATGGTGGTTGGAACAAAAGAACACGCTCGTTTAGAGGAGGATTTTAAAAAAGATGCAAAGCCGGCTACATTTGAAGAGATGTTAGAGACTTCAAAAACAACTGAAATATTGTCAAGAGAACTGCCAGTTCTTTCAGTTCATTATGGTGTTAGGGGTTATATTGATGAAGTATGGATGACTCCAGATGAATTCATCATTATAGACGATAAACCTGGCACTCAAGCGTTTGCTTCATCAATCAACCAAGTTTATGGTTATTGTCTGGCATTTAAGGACACGATAAAGCCATTTAAGAATATAATAGGGGCAAAAAGGGGAATCACAGCTGCTTTAAGGCAGAGAGGAACTGATAACATTTTTTGGTCAGCATACTTCGATAATAAGGCAGAATCAGTTATAATTAACCTCATTAACCGGGTTCAAAACTTGATCTCTGGTAACGAAGAGTTTGTGCCAACTCAAAATCCCAGAAAATGCCGTAGTTGCCGTTTTAAAAGAAAATGTGACAAAAGAGCGTTACCCTGATCAATTTAGAATATTTAACCTACTTAAAATAAGATGTAGATAAGTTTAAATATCACCTCAGTCTAAAAAGAGATTGCTGTAGTTACGGCTTTTTTTATGTTTTAGTCCCGTAGGGTAGTGGTAATCCTACTGGTCTTTGGAACCGGTGACGGCGGTTCGACTCCGCTCGGGACTATTTATTTTCAAGGGTAATTACATGGAAAAAATTCTAGTTGCAGGTGCAAACACCCGCGCTGTAGCTTGTTCTCTTAAAAAATTAGGATATACGGTTTATTCTGCTGATTATTTTGGAGTTATGGATTTAAGACCATGTGCTGATATTTCAAATTCTGTTTTGAATCAAAAACCAGCAAAATCATGTGGTAAATTTCTAGAACGATTTGATTCCAAAGCGATTGAGGAAAAAGCTCTGGAAATGGTGGATGATGTTGATGGCATTATTTTTTGTGCAGGTGTATCGCCACGTAGATTCCCATCAGATAAAATCATAGGAAACTATGATATACAAGATGTTCAAGATAAATATCGCCTTTTTGGAAAACTTAAATCTGAATTTAATGTCCCAGATACCTATATGATAGGTGATTTTGATGAAGCCCTTGATATTGCCAGTGATTCACCTGAAAAAAATTTCATACTCAAACCTCGACATGGTTCTGGTGGCTATGGAATTCAAATGTTAAACTTGTTAATTAAAGATTCAAATAAATCAGAACTATTTAGCAACCTACTAAAAATAGATGAAAATAACTGGATTATGCAAGAATTTATTGATGGAGAAAATATCAGCGCTTCAGTCCTTTCCACAAAAAATGAAGCCCATACAATATTAAACAGTTGTCAAATCATAGGAAATAAGAGTTTGGGGCAGTTAGAACCATTTGGATATTGTGGGAACATTGTGCCTTACCCTGTAGATGGGGAAATCTCTGAAACTGCCGAAAAAATAATTGATCACCTATCCCTCATTGGTTCAAATGGAGTGGATTTCATCATTAAAAATGATGAATTATATGTTGTTGAGGTAAACCCCCGCTTGCAGGGAACATTCGAATGTGCTGAAATAGTTTTAGGCGTAAATATGGCAGAACTTCATCTTAAAGCTTGCCAAGGACATCTTATGAAAGTTTCCCTTCCTGAAAGATTTGCAGTGAAAATGATCATCCATGCCCAGCATAGATCACA is drawn from Methanobacterium sp. and contains these coding sequences:
- a CDS encoding CRISPR-associated protein Cas4, with translation MPKTRSKPHPDISQVMIMDGQNNFPISWLNKQGYCEYSIYLENVKGIQMQPTLDMVVGTKEHARLEEDFKKDAKPATFEEMLETSKTTEILSRELPVLSVHYGVRGYIDEVWMTPDEFIIIDDKPGTQAFASSINQVYGYCLAFKDTIKPFKNIIGAKRGITAALRQRGTDNIFWSAYFDNKAESVIINLINRVQNLISGNEEFVPTQNPRKCRSCRFKRKCDKRALP
- a CDS encoding ATP-grasp domain-containing protein, which encodes MEKILVAGANTRAVACSLKKLGYTVYSADYFGVMDLRPCADISNSVLNQKPAKSCGKFLERFDSKAIEEKALEMVDDVDGIIFCAGVSPRRFPSDKIIGNYDIQDVQDKYRLFGKLKSEFNVPDTYMIGDFDEALDIASDSPEKNFILKPRHGSGGYGIQMLNLLIKDSNKSELFSNLLKIDENNWIMQEFIDGENISASVLSTKNEAHTILNSCQIIGNKSLGQLEPFGYCGNIVPYPVDGEISETAEKIIDHLSLIGSNGVDFIIKNDELYVVEVNPRLQGTFECAEIVLGVNMAELHLKACQGHLMKVSLPERFAVKMIIHAQHRSQVGNMHFKGIHDLPNQGVIIEKGEPVVTVLTSSPHKEDAITSAQKLVQRVYTSLKPVM